From Echinicola soli, a single genomic window includes:
- a CDS encoding NAD-dependent epimerase/dehydratase family protein, with protein MKTIAIVSGASGLIGVQLLHQLFKAQQYDHVVTVSRRELAIKHQKLIQVVVDFDHLDQTSLLDAFRKKDIGGENHGLIQAFEKKEVTIHAFCALGTTIKKAKSKENFYKIDHDYVIGFAKWTHQWGATKFLYVSSLGADQRSSVFYSKVKGEVEEDLKLIPFSYLGIFRPSILLGDRKETRIGESLGKVAAKAVTSIGLFKKYKPIYDHQVAKAMLHQALNDELEVVKIIESKQMQIFE; from the coding sequence ATGAAAACCATTGCCATAGTTTCGGGAGCATCTGGTCTGATAGGTGTGCAGCTCCTGCACCAGCTGTTTAAAGCGCAGCAATACGATCATGTGGTTACCGTTTCCCGACGTGAGTTGGCAATTAAGCATCAAAAGCTTATTCAAGTAGTGGTGGATTTCGATCATTTAGACCAGACAAGTTTGCTGGATGCATTCCGCAAAAAGGATATTGGAGGCGAAAACCACGGGCTTATCCAGGCTTTTGAAAAAAAAGAGGTGACTATTCACGCTTTTTGTGCGTTAGGGACGACCATCAAAAAGGCCAAGTCCAAAGAAAATTTTTATAAGATTGACCATGATTATGTGATCGGTTTTGCCAAATGGACTCATCAATGGGGGGCTACCAAATTTCTATATGTCAGTTCACTGGGGGCAGACCAGCGATCGTCTGTATTTTATTCTAAAGTGAAAGGGGAAGTGGAGGAGGATCTCAAGTTGATTCCTTTCAGTTATTTAGGGATATTTAGACCATCCATATTGCTTGGCGACCGAAAGGAAACAAGGATCGGTGAAAGCTTGGGGAAAGTGGCAGCCAAGGCGGTTACTTCCATTGGTCTTTTCAAGAAATACAAGCCCATCTATGATCATCAAGTGGCCAAGGCGATGCTGCACCAAGCGCTCAATGATGAATTGGAGGTGGTGAAAATCATAGAGTCCAAGCAGATGCAGATTTTTGAGTGA
- the folB gene encoding dihydroneopterin aldolase produces the protein MGKVSLEGIEFHAFHGVFSEEKKLGNRFTVDIHVETDFKKAMLDDDLNETVDYSRIYQIAKSHMEEPVKLLEHLGHLMLQDILKVYPNLESIDIIIKKHNPALGGVVNYSVVKVSYPLDYE, from the coding sequence ATGGGAAAAGTATCACTGGAAGGAATAGAGTTTCATGCATTTCACGGGGTTTTTTCTGAAGAGAAGAAGCTGGGTAATCGGTTTACGGTGGATATTCATGTGGAGACGGACTTTAAGAAAGCCATGCTGGACGATGACCTGAATGAAACAGTGGATTATTCGCGCATTTACCAAATCGCCAAATCCCATATGGAGGAGCCTGTAAAGCTTTTGGAACACTTGGGACACTTAATGCTGCAGGATATTCTCAAGGTCTATCCAAATCTGGAATCCATAGATATTATCATCAAAAAACATAATCCTGCCCTGGGAGGTGTGGTCAATTATTCTGTAGTAAAAGTCTCCTATCCATTAGATTATGAATAA
- a CDS encoding DivIVA domain-containing protein, with amino-acid sequence MKITPLEIRQKTFEKNFRGFDKDEVSSFLVSLSQAWEREMDERRELQVKLEQAQKESAKLREVEDSLFRTLKAAEDTGANMIEQANKTAELILKEAQMNADAMISESKNKSRSIIEEAESRSKRIMEDLKTDVSALVESYEELLAQREIVIRNLKNMASDSLENVKQSQEDIKRIDLDVHTKAVKELSRKSPHFNSEDPVKQHKEKSHTFVIEPKKEEPQKQALAEKETPTAPAAEIKEDPHAPEVKGHGEGMQSEQGTQKEDPHAPGAKEEPKTQQPEKHEPKAEDKAPQEPKDNAEEEASQPEKKKASGSFFDQFD; translated from the coding sequence ATGAAGATTACACCATTAGAAATACGTCAGAAGACATTTGAGAAAAATTTCAGAGGTTTCGATAAGGATGAGGTGAGTTCCTTTTTGGTTTCCCTTTCGCAAGCATGGGAGCGTGAAATGGATGAAAGGCGTGAACTCCAAGTGAAGCTGGAGCAAGCACAAAAAGAATCGGCCAAGCTCAGAGAAGTGGAGGATTCACTTTTCAGGACCCTGAAAGCTGCCGAAGATACCGGTGCCAACATGATCGAGCAGGCAAACAAAACTGCTGAACTGATCCTGAAAGAGGCCCAAATGAACGCCGATGCGATGATTTCTGAGTCCAAGAACAAGTCGAGAAGTATTATAGAAGAGGCAGAGAGTCGGTCAAAGAGGATCATGGAGGATTTGAAAACTGACGTCAGTGCATTGGTAGAGAGCTATGAGGAGTTGCTTGCACAGCGGGAGATTGTCATTCGTAACCTTAAAAACATGGCCAGCGATAGCCTTGAAAACGTAAAGCAATCACAAGAGGACATCAAGCGTATTGACCTGGATGTACATACCAAGGCAGTAAAAGAGCTGAGCCGAAAATCACCTCATTTTAATTCGGAAGACCCGGTCAAGCAGCATAAAGAAAAGTCCCATACGTTTGTGATCGAGCCCAAGAAGGAAGAGCCACAAAAACAGGCTTTAGCAGAGAAGGAAACCCCCACTGCTCCGGCCGCTGAAATAAAAGAGGATCCCCATGCTCCGGAGGTAAAAGGTCATGGAGAGGGTATGCAATCCGAGCAAGGTACACAAAAGGAAGATCCTCATGCACCCGGTGCAAAAGAAGAACCCAAGACACAGCAACCTGAAAAGCATGAGCCAAAGGCTGAAGATAAAGCTCCTCAGGAGCCTAAGGATAATGCTGAGGAAGAGGCGTCTCAGCCCGAGAAGAAGAAAGCATCAGGCTCATTTTTTGACCAGTTTGATTGA
- a CDS encoding YkvA family protein — protein MVYSNNEQVNLLGRAKRMYEKKAERIAQSKEKLHQLLERVAEKLHQVADNPTVQESRYYLETLIRMVKAYYKNEYRAFSTKTLVLLVLGLLYFVMPLDFIPDFIAGLGFVDDLSVLLAVTKSMQSDIEDFLEWERTKA, from the coding sequence ATGGTATATAGCAACAATGAACAAGTGAATTTGCTTGGCAGGGCAAAAAGAATGTATGAAAAGAAAGCTGAGAGGATCGCCCAAAGTAAAGAAAAACTACATCAGCTGTTGGAGCGGGTTGCTGAAAAGCTGCACCAAGTCGCCGACAATCCCACTGTTCAGGAATCTCGCTATTATTTGGAAACATTGATCCGGATGGTAAAGGCTTATTATAAAAATGAATATCGGGCGTTTTCCACTAAGACCCTTGTGTTGTTGGTGTTGGGCTTATTATATTTTGTGATGCCATTGGATTTTATCCCGGACTTTATCGCTGGATTGGGTTTTGTAGATGACCTTTCAGTGCTTCTGGCTGTTACCAAGAGTATGCAGAGCGATATTGAGGATTTTTTGGAGTGGGAACGAACGAAGGCGTAA
- a CDS encoding ATP-binding cassette domain-containing protein — translation MTQDLFLSIENAHVKYLDRTIFHGLDFAMSTGENWAILSASGAEKTAFLDTILGKTILSAGRVARDFAIDYQQEMTAAGKINSFRDLIAVVSQKYTFTNKSNLQNFYYQQRFNSSESEEAATVKEELENVEAKQNGHWNVRNVMELLELEKLKEKSLIKLSNGESRRLAIACALLRNPKLFLMDQPMTGLDVDTRTHFGDVLKVIIESGIQVIMATSPDEIPEAITHVAILDGGRINQVEKRENFLQVDLVNHAALSQFDHNKLDELIQLKPVTKFDTLIQMNNIHIEYNGKVILDDVNWSVSQGECWVLRGHNGAGKSTLLSLINGENPQAYANDLVLFDRKRGTGETIWDIKRPIGFMSPELARYFPANQTCLKVVLSGLFDTIGLFKKVTPEQEGQAMDWLRLFRIEHIAQMRLTQIPLENQRFCLLARAMIKSPALLVLDEAAQGMDDEQRTLFRETVAHIGSHPDVSMIYVSHYDQDIPNVVDHELVLEEGKVVKKV, via the coding sequence ATGACACAGGATTTATTTCTTTCCATAGAAAACGCACATGTGAAGTACCTTGACAGGACGATCTTTCATGGGCTGGATTTTGCGATGAGTACAGGGGAAAACTGGGCCATTCTCAGTGCTTCGGGAGCGGAGAAGACCGCCTTTTTGGACACGATCCTTGGCAAGACTATTTTGTCAGCAGGAAGGGTGGCACGTGATTTTGCCATTGATTACCAGCAGGAGATGACTGCCGCAGGAAAGATCAATAGTTTTCGGGATTTGATCGCCGTGGTTTCCCAAAAATATACCTTTACCAATAAGTCCAACCTGCAAAACTTCTACTACCAACAGCGGTTCAACTCCTCGGAGTCAGAAGAAGCTGCTACGGTTAAGGAAGAACTCGAAAATGTGGAAGCAAAGCAAAACGGGCATTGGAATGTAAGGAATGTGATGGAATTGCTGGAGCTTGAGAAACTCAAGGAAAAGTCACTGATAAAACTATCAAATGGTGAATCCCGGAGATTGGCCATTGCCTGTGCCTTGCTCCGCAATCCGAAGCTTTTTCTGATGGACCAGCCCATGACAGGATTGGATGTAGATACACGGACCCACTTTGGAGATGTATTAAAGGTGATCATCGAATCGGGAATCCAGGTGATCATGGCCACATCTCCTGATGAAATCCCCGAGGCCATTACTCATGTGGCCATCTTGGATGGAGGAAGGATCAATCAGGTAGAAAAGAGAGAGAACTTTCTGCAGGTGGATTTGGTGAATCATGCTGCTTTGAGCCAGTTCGATCATAACAAGCTGGACGAACTGATACAGCTAAAGCCAGTTACCAAGTTTGATACCTTGATTCAAATGAACAATATTCATATTGAGTACAATGGAAAAGTTATTCTGGACGATGTGAACTGGAGCGTCAGCCAGGGAGAATGCTGGGTGCTTCGCGGCCATAACGGTGCCGGGAAATCTACTTTGCTTAGCCTGATCAATGGCGAAAATCCGCAGGCCTATGCGAATGACCTGGTGCTTTTTGACCGAAAGCGCGGAACAGGCGAGACCATTTGGGACATCAAGCGGCCCATTGGTTTTATGTCCCCGGAGTTGGCCAGATACTTTCCTGCCAATCAGACCTGTCTGAAAGTGGTGCTTTCAGGGCTTTTCGATACGATTGGTTTGTTTAAGAAAGTGACTCCTGAGCAGGAGGGACAGGCGATGGATTGGTTAAGGTTGTTTCGTATTGAACATATTGCCCAGATGCGGTTGACCCAAATCCCTCTCGAAAACCAGCGTTTCTGCTTACTGGCCAGGGCGATGATCAAGTCGCCCGCTTTGCTGGTGTTGGATGAAGCAGCGCAGGGAATGGATGATGAGCAGCGAACACTTTTTAGAGAAACTGTCGCCCATATTGGCAGCCATCCAGATGTGTCGATGATCTATGTCAGCCACTATGATCAGGATATTCCCAATGTAGTGGATCATGAACTGGTGTTGGAAGAAGGGAAAGTGGTTAAGAAGGTTTAG
- a CDS encoding 4'-phosphopantetheinyl transferase family protein: MQAKIEKISPLSALAIKNIEEQENKPIDFLSFREKLSFANISHPEKQKEWKGARLAIKSALDAINMTYPGFYKDEHGKSYPMDGYGNVSLTHTKGLAAAIFHKEMPVGIDIDYVKEKVVRLGPKFLDPSEIDFLKDDPILYTIAWSAKESIFKCQGRKGISLRQHILLSPFTSADKVIKGKIHNTDFADHYYTVKVERTDDMVMTYTIW; this comes from the coding sequence ATGCAAGCAAAAATAGAAAAAATAAGTCCTTTATCTGCTTTGGCCATCAAGAATATTGAAGAACAGGAGAATAAACCTATTGATTTCCTGAGCTTCCGCGAGAAACTATCCTTTGCCAACATCAGCCATCCAGAAAAGCAAAAAGAATGGAAAGGTGCACGACTCGCCATCAAATCCGCCTTGGATGCCATTAACATGACATACCCTGGATTTTATAAAGATGAGCATGGAAAATCCTATCCCATGGACGGGTATGGCAATGTCTCCCTGACCCACACCAAAGGGCTCGCCGCAGCCATATTTCACAAAGAAATGCCCGTGGGCATTGATATCGATTACGTAAAGGAAAAAGTAGTAAGACTAGGGCCAAAATTCCTGGATCCCTCGGAAATCGATTTTTTAAAAGACGACCCCATCCTTTATACCATCGCTTGGTCGGCAAAGGAATCCATCTTCAAATGCCAGGGGAGAAAAGGCATAAGTCTAAGGCAGCACATCCTACTTTCTCCATTCACTTCGGCAGACAAGGTCATCAAAGGTAAAATCCACAATACTGATTTCGCTGACCATTATTATACTGTCAAAGTCGAAAGAACAGATGACATGGTCATGACATACACCATTTGGTAA
- the dtd gene encoding D-aminoacyl-tRNA deacylase: MIAVIQRVSESSVKIDGRIKGQIGQGLMVLLGIEDSDSGEDIAWLSKKMVNLRIFGDNNGVMNKSLIDIGGEILLISQFTLHASTKKGNRPSYLKAAKPEVAIPLYEQFIATVEKDLGKTIRTGEFGADMKVALVNDGPVTITIDTKNRI; the protein is encoded by the coding sequence ATGATAGCAGTTATTCAGCGGGTTTCTGAATCTTCGGTTAAAATTGATGGCCGTATCAAGGGGCAAATAGGCCAGGGGCTCATGGTGCTATTGGGAATTGAGGATTCGGATAGTGGAGAGGACATCGCCTGGCTGAGCAAAAAAATGGTCAATCTCCGGATTTTTGGGGATAACAATGGTGTGATGAACAAAAGCCTGATCGATATTGGCGGAGAAATACTGCTGATCAGCCAATTTACCCTTCATGCCAGCACCAAAAAAGGTAATCGTCCTTCCTATCTCAAAGCCGCCAAGCCGGAAGTGGCCATTCCGCTCTATGAACAGTTTATTGCCACCGTGGAAAAGGATCTTGGGAAAACCATTCGGACAGGTGAGTTTGGGGCAGATATGAAAGTGGCTTTGGTCAATGACGGCCCCGTGACCATTACCATAGACACCAAAAACAGGATATAA
- a CDS encoding DUF4268 domain-containing protein produces the protein MYKKAEITKTKKDFWTAFGQYMKPVPSAEGGRVNWQNYKTHVPQVFFRMEAERGFASIGIEINFKDIELQELVFEQFETFKKLLHGTLGEEWCWQLLAYDDYGKATSKIEKRLDGVSVMNQDDWPAIISFLKPRIIALDEFWSNVKPAFEDFL, from the coding sequence GTGTATAAGAAAGCAGAAATCACCAAAACCAAAAAGGATTTTTGGACAGCATTTGGACAGTACATGAAGCCCGTGCCTTCTGCAGAGGGTGGCCGGGTAAACTGGCAAAATTACAAGACCCACGTGCCTCAAGTTTTTTTTCGAATGGAGGCCGAACGCGGATTTGCCTCTATTGGCATTGAAATTAATTTTAAGGATATTGAATTACAGGAATTGGTTTTTGAGCAGTTTGAAACGTTTAAAAAACTGCTTCACGGTACCTTGGGAGAGGAATGGTGCTGGCAGCTCCTTGCCTATGATGACTATGGCAAAGCCACCTCAAAAATAGAAAAAAGACTCGATGGTGTAAGTGTTATGAACCAGGACGACTGGCCGGCCATTATCTCTTTTTTAAAACCCCGGATCATTGCATTGGATGAGTTTTGGAGCAATGTGAAGCCGGCTTTTGAGGATTTTCTGTAG
- a CDS encoding WD40 repeat domain-containing protein: protein MSKIQVNKLYTLTGHNDSIFALVEGNDPRFFFTGAGDGMVVKWDLANPKDGKLIAKLPNSVYALEVDSDRNLLFIGHNFEGIHVIDLHTNKEIWSLKITDAAIFDIKAHEGRLYVATGDGVITVLDIEERSLRKHIKLGGENIRVLDVNADRGHLAVGASDHTVSILDLKTYEPISRIESHTNSVFALRYSPDRKLLISGGRDAQLKIWDAEDYHQVENIVAHMYAINYLAFREDGKYFVTCSMDKSIKLWETETFQLRKVIDKSRHAGHGTSVNKVIWSRYSQQVVAVSDDRTVSIWDIALDENL from the coding sequence ATGTCAAAAATTCAAGTAAATAAACTTTACACACTGACAGGACACAATGATAGCATATTTGCCTTGGTTGAGGGGAATGATCCGCGGTTTTTTTTTACCGGTGCCGGAGACGGCATGGTGGTCAAGTGGGACCTGGCAAACCCAAAAGACGGTAAACTGATCGCAAAATTACCCAATTCGGTATATGCCCTAGAGGTGGATAGTGATCGAAACCTGCTTTTCATTGGCCATAATTTTGAAGGCATTCATGTGATTGATCTTCATACCAATAAAGAAATCTGGTCGTTAAAAATTACGGATGCAGCTATCTTTGATATCAAAGCACACGAAGGGCGGCTTTATGTGGCAACCGGGGACGGAGTGATTACTGTACTGGATATAGAGGAAAGGTCGTTAAGGAAGCATATCAAGCTTGGAGGAGAAAATATTCGGGTATTGGATGTGAACGCCGATAGGGGACATTTGGCCGTTGGGGCAAGCGATCATACCGTTAGCATCCTTGACCTGAAAACGTATGAGCCGATCAGTAGAATAGAAAGCCATACCAATTCTGTGTTTGCTTTAAGGTATTCTCCCGACCGGAAGTTGCTGATCAGTGGAGGACGGGATGCCCAACTCAAAATATGGGATGCTGAGGATTATCATCAGGTGGAAAATATCGTTGCCCATATGTATGCGATCAACTACCTGGCCTTTCGAGAAGATGGCAAATATTTTGTAACTTGTAGTATGGACAAATCCATAAAACTCTGGGAGACGGAGACTTTTCAATTGCGGAAAGTGATTGATAAATCCCGCCACGCAGGGCATGGAACATCCGTAAATAAGGTGATTTGGAGCCGATATAGCCAGCAAGTAGTAGCTGTCAGCGATGACCGCACGGTATCTATTTGGGACATTGCATTAGACGAAAATTTATGA
- a CDS encoding nucleotide pyrophosphohydrolase encodes MTIEEAQEQVDRWIKTVGVRYFNELTNMAILTEEVGELARIIARKYGEQSFKESDKDGDLGDEMADVLWVLMCLANQTGVDLTKALEKNFEKKNIRDRDRHRNNDKLK; translated from the coding sequence ATGACAATAGAGGAAGCACAAGAGCAAGTTGATCGTTGGATCAAGACCGTTGGTGTCCGGTATTTTAATGAACTCACGAACATGGCCATCCTTACAGAAGAGGTGGGGGAGCTAGCCAGGATCATTGCCAGAAAGTATGGTGAGCAGTCATTCAAGGAAAGTGATAAGGATGGTGACCTTGGCGATGAAATGGCCGATGTACTGTGGGTGCTAATGTGCCTGGCCAACCAAACGGGGGTGGACCTCACCAAAGCACTGGAAAAGAACTTCGAAAAGAAAAATATCCGCGATAGGGATCGGCATAGGAATAATGATAAGCTAAAGTAA
- the bioD gene encoding dethiobiotin synthase, producing the protein MHKIKDKVFITGIGTGIGKTVCAAALCKTFGHAYWKPVQCGDLEQSDAMFVKRHSPQTEVLPEAYRLKTPQSPHLAAELENTTIQLTKQLIPDHPKCCIEGAGGLMVPLNDEETFLDFLISSRFHPVIVIRHYLGSINHSLLTLQALMEAGITDFTIIWNGPENTSSESAILKRFTPTAQFRMPEWKNRQRGLPLLNPLD; encoded by the coding sequence ATGCATAAAATAAAGGATAAGGTTTTTATAACTGGCATTGGTACGGGTATCGGAAAGACCGTCTGTGCAGCAGCACTCTGCAAAACCTTTGGCCATGCGTATTGGAAACCGGTTCAGTGCGGTGATCTGGAGCAATCAGACGCCATGTTTGTAAAACGACACAGCCCACAAACGGAGGTACTACCGGAAGCCTACCGCCTCAAAACACCCCAATCCCCACACTTGGCAGCCGAATTGGAAAACACCACGATCCAATTGACCAAGCAACTGATCCCGGACCATCCAAAATGCTGTATCGAAGGAGCAGGCGGACTGATGGTTCCACTGAATGATGAAGAGACTTTTTTAGATTTTCTCATATCAAGTCGCTTTCATCCAGTGATCGTCATTCGCCATTATCTTGGGAGCATAAACCACAGCCTTCTTACGTTGCAGGCACTAATGGAAGCAGGGATAACGGATTTCACCATCATTTGGAACGGGCCAGAAAACACCTCATCCGAAAGTGCCATCCTTAAGCGTTTTACCCCTACTGCACAATTTCGGATGCCCGAATGGAAAAATCGGCAAAGAGGGCTTCCTTTATTAAATCCATTGGACTAA
- a CDS encoding DUF7935 family protein — protein MEYIIELLKIILPAGLVIYGMYLVVVSFLSKDRESKLVALKTKNTQVIMPIRLQAGERLCLLLERLTPNNLVRRVNDQPYSARELHGLLLQEIREEFNHNLSQQVYFSDDTWESVKSAVEGVITLVNSAMHDVNPDDKGVDLAKRIFQRSLDQKNDGISFALKKVKSEIRIYF, from the coding sequence ATGGAGTACATAATTGAACTGTTAAAGATTATTTTGCCGGCAGGGCTTGTAATTTATGGGATGTATTTGGTAGTGGTATCCTTCCTTTCCAAAGACCGGGAATCCAAATTGGTAGCATTGAAAACCAAAAACACCCAAGTCATCATGCCTATTAGGTTACAAGCAGGGGAGCGACTTTGCCTCCTGTTGGAGCGGCTTACCCCAAATAATTTGGTGCGAAGAGTGAATGATCAGCCCTATTCGGCAAGGGAACTTCATGGGCTGTTGTTGCAAGAGATAAGGGAAGAATTTAACCATAATCTTTCCCAGCAGGTCTATTTCTCCGACGATACCTGGGAGAGTGTAAAGAGCGCAGTGGAGGGGGTCATCACACTGGTAAATTCCGCTATGCATGACGTAAACCCTGATGATAAAGGGGTGGATTTGGCCAAAAGGATTTTCCAACGCTCTCTAGATCAAAAGAATGACGGCATATCTTTTGCATTAAAGAAAGTGAAATCCGAAATTAGAATCTACTTTTAA
- a CDS encoding HesB/IscA family protein, translating to MLIPITITEKAQKEIKNIMEHKNIPDDYSLRVGVKGGGCGGMSYALGFDKLKEGDQQFEMGGIPVLIEKRHVMFLMGMQVDFYEGNDARGFTFENPDIPKRHDVAE from the coding sequence ATGCTAATTCCAATTACCATTACAGAAAAAGCTCAGAAAGAGATTAAAAATATCATGGAGCACAAAAACATCCCCGACGACTATTCCCTCCGGGTAGGCGTAAAAGGCGGCGGATGTGGCGGAATGTCCTATGCCCTGGGTTTTGACAAGCTGAAGGAGGGGGATCAACAGTTTGAAATGGGGGGGATTCCTGTATTGATAGAAAAGCGCCATGTTATGTTTTTGATGGGCATGCAGGTGGATTTTTATGAAGGGAATGATGCCAGAGGATTTACCTTCGAAAATCCGGACATCCCGAAAAGGCATGATGTAGCGGAATGA
- a CDS encoding thioredoxin family protein, producing the protein MTAITSTITRELIDQSMDYAQYRILIDQLLLENKTTGNNHSAAMMDYTRINVQRMKRWDKTSKVSEEAVALVKKLERKQIWLVLTEAWCGDAAQNISYIEKLAAFNEKVKVRYILRDENLAVMDEFLTNGGRSIPKLIALDEKTLDVLFTWGPRPQPLQEMMLAFKEDPQGVSTEEFKKTIHLWYAKDKNQTLDSEFKVLLTQ; encoded by the coding sequence ATGACAGCCATTACTTCTACGATTACCAGGGAGCTGATCGATCAGTCCATGGATTATGCCCAGTACCGCATACTCATTGACCAGTTGCTGCTAGAGAACAAGACCACGGGAAACAACCATTCTGCAGCGATGATGGACTATACCCGTATCAATGTACAGCGCATGAAACGTTGGGATAAGACCTCCAAGGTAAGCGAAGAGGCGGTAGCATTAGTGAAGAAGTTAGAACGGAAGCAGATATGGTTAGTGCTGACCGAAGCGTGGTGCGGGGATGCTGCGCAGAATATTTCGTATATTGAAAAACTGGCGGCTTTTAATGAAAAGGTGAAGGTACGTTATATTTTAAGGGATGAAAATTTAGCCGTGATGGATGAGTTTCTGACCAATGGAGGACGTTCGATCCCCAAGCTTATCGCATTGGATGAAAAAACGTTGGACGTTTTGTTCACCTGGGGGCCACGACCTCAACCATTGCAGGAAATGATGCTGGCTTTCAAGGAAGATCCCCAGGGAGTTTCTACAGAGGAGTTTAAAAAGACCATTCATCTTTGGTATGCCAAAGACAAGAACCAAACCTTGGACTCAGAGTTTAAAGTACTGTTGACCCAATAA
- a CDS encoding beta-ketoacyl synthase N-terminal-like domain-containing protein, with the protein MGNNHISISKAMGINPLGFYASEEKDRYSSSHHSLDQNERGDWKGSIPDEIWRSINGYVNGLGHRSERFPEEAKLLSFLIHHMNLQPHEKQMINAATSRGSIDFLSQMQADNHSLPVWTSPHSTLGFPSSWPALLHESNAPLFFQSSTCSSFGLTLQNAFAWLNSGMADTFIAAAVECPTAALTIDQMKAVRIYAKDEAIPYPCQSMDFEKANNTMVLGEGAYAFQLEKNKSGELAQLKSVGSAMEKINHSTELSQAGDCIVSAAKNVFGEFPKEKTDLIIGHFPGTKLGDLAEKTAYERIFDKVPFTISNKWKIGHSLGSSLAANMDLAINILHHQELPKLPAYIQQKTSPPTAINNILITALGFGGQAICAVVGR; encoded by the coding sequence ATGGGCAACAATCACATCAGCATTAGCAAGGCCATGGGCATCAATCCGCTTGGATTTTATGCTTCTGAAGAGAAAGACCGATACAGCTCGTCCCATCATTCACTTGATCAAAATGAACGGGGCGACTGGAAAGGGAGCATTCCTGATGAAATATGGAGAAGCATCAATGGCTATGTCAACGGTCTCGGCCATAGATCAGAACGCTTTCCGGAAGAAGCTAAACTGCTTTCATTTTTAATCCATCATATGAACCTCCAGCCCCATGAAAAGCAAATGATCAATGCCGCTACTTCGAGGGGAAGCATTGATTTCCTCAGCCAAATGCAAGCGGACAATCACAGTTTGCCGGTTTGGACCTCCCCCCATTCCACCCTCGGATTTCCCAGCAGCTGGCCGGCATTATTGCATGAATCCAATGCTCCCCTGTTCTTTCAGTCATCCACCTGCAGCAGCTTTGGGCTTACGCTCCAAAATGCCTTTGCCTGGCTGAACAGTGGTATGGCTGATACTTTTATTGCGGCTGCCGTAGAATGCCCCACTGCCGCACTAACAATTGACCAGATGAAGGCCGTTAGGATTTACGCCAAAGATGAAGCAATACCTTACCCCTGCCAATCCATGGATTTTGAGAAAGCCAATAACACCATGGTACTCGGTGAAGGCGCTTATGCTTTTCAATTAGAAAAAAACAAATCAGGCGAATTGGCCCAACTCAAAAGTGTAGGGTCCGCAATGGAAAAAATCAACCATAGCACCGAACTTTCCCAAGCGGGTGATTGTATCGTTTCGGCGGCCAAAAATGTTTTTGGAGAATTTCCTAAAGAAAAAACTGACCTGATCATCGGACATTTCCCCGGGACAAAGCTGGGGGATTTGGCAGAAAAAACAGCCTATGAAAGGATCTTCGATAAAGTACCTTTTACCATTTCCAACAAATGGAAGATCGGACACTCCCTTGGTTCCAGCCTGGCGGCCAATATGGACTTGGCCATTAACATCCTCCACCATCAAGAACTGCCCAAGCTCCCAGCTTATATCCAACAGAAAACCTCCCCTCCCACAGCAATCAATAATATTCTGATAACGGCACTGGGCTTCGGTGGACAGGCCATTTGCGCCGTGGTGGGAAGGTAA